Proteins from one Hemiscyllium ocellatum isolate sHemOce1 chromosome 8, sHemOce1.pat.X.cur, whole genome shotgun sequence genomic window:
- the gpx2 gene encoding glutathione peroxidase 2 has product MSAVPQRVYTRLFCTMAQSVKSFYDLSAVTLAGEKLDFNVFRGRVVLIENVASLUGTTTRDFTQLNELQSRHPNRFVVLAFPCNQFGHQENCHNEEILNSLKYVRPGGGFEPNFTMFQKVDVNGAGTHPVFAFLKEKLPIPSDDATSFINDPKFIMWSPVSRSDIAWNFEKFLIGPEGEPFKRYSKTFQTIQIEPDINRLLKVIK; this is encoded by the exons ATGAGTGCTGTCCCTCAGCGAGTCTACACTCGGTTATTCTGCACCATGGCTCAGAGCGTCAAGTCGTTCTACGACCTCAGCGCCGTCACCCTGGCCGGGGAAAAGCTGGACTTCAATGTCTTCAGGGGCAGGGTGGTCCTGATCGAGAACGTGGCCTCTCTCTGAGGCACGACCACAAGGGATTTCACCCAGCTCAACGAGCTCCAGAGTCGCCACCCGAACCGCTTCGTTGTGCTGGCTTTCCCTTGTAACCAATTCGGGCACCAG GAAAACTGTCATAATGAAGAGATCCTCAATTCTCTGAAGTATGTCCGTCCTGGTGGTGGTTTTGAGCCCAATTTCACCATGTTCCAGAAGGTTGATGTCAACGGTGCTGGCACACACCCTGTCTTTGCATTTCTGAAGGAGAAGTTGCCCATTCCTTCAGATGATGCTACATCCTTTATAAATGATCCCAAATTCATCATGTGGAGTCCAGTCAGCCGATCAGATATCGCTTGGAATTTTGAAAAGTTTCTCATTGGCCCTGAAGGAGAGCCTTTCAAACGCTACAGCAAAACATTCCAAACCATCCAGATTGAACCCGACATCAATAGGCTTTTGAAAGTTATCAAATAA